A portion of the Burkholderia pseudomultivorans genome contains these proteins:
- a CDS encoding ClpXP protease specificity-enhancing factor translates to MQEISTKPYLLRALYEWCTDNGYTPHIAVRVDNSTRVPRQFVRDGEIVLNISFEATSQLQMGNEWIEFTARFSGKAHKIEIPVANVLAIYARENGQGMAFQVDAVAGEGEDSGAFDDADETPGDEPGAPAAGLTPVADSGANEEPSEGADEPPKTDGDGSKGGSRPRLKIVK, encoded by the coding sequence ATGCAAGAGATTTCAACGAAGCCTTATTTGCTGCGTGCGCTGTACGAGTGGTGCACCGATAACGGTTACACGCCGCATATCGCGGTGAGGGTCGACAACTCGACGCGTGTGCCGCGTCAGTTCGTGCGTGACGGCGAGATCGTGCTCAACATCAGCTTCGAGGCGACGAGCCAGCTGCAGATGGGCAACGAGTGGATCGAGTTCACCGCGCGGTTTTCCGGCAAGGCGCACAAGATCGAGATTCCCGTGGCCAACGTGCTCGCGATCTATGCGCGCGAGAACGGGCAGGGGATGGCGTTCCAGGTCGATGCGGTGGCGGGCGAGGGCGAGGATTCGGGCGCGTTCGACGACGCGGACGAAACGCCGGGCGACGAGCCGGGCGCGCCGGCGGCGGGCTTGACGCCGGTCGCCGACAGCGGCGCGAACGAGGAGCCTTCGGAAGGCGCCGACGAGCCGCCGAAAACCGACGGCGATGGTTCGAAAGGCGGCAGCAGACCTCGCCTCAAGATCGTGAAATGA